The Nicotiana tomentosiformis chromosome 2, ASM39032v3, whole genome shotgun sequence genome includes the window ggacttgggtgtatgtccgaatcagtttttggataacccgggagcattttgacgcttaatagtaaaaatcaaccatttgaaggtttaaaattctttaaatttggtttggagtatgattttgagtaattgaagtccgtttgaaatttcgagtttgggaataattccttatagtgatttaagacttgcacgtaaatttTCATGTTATTCCGAgcagtttaagtatatttcggcgtatcagaagtaaattgaagaacttgaaattcctaagtttgaatcaatttggtttagggtatgattcttagatttgatgttgttttatgcgttccgatagttcgagcgagtccgttttacgatttcaaacctgttggtatgttcgggcggggccccgggggttcCGAGTGtgaaccggacgaggctcagaccaattttgggaaattgagcaaggactgaagctccctctacgagctcgcaggtgcgagccgccaatcgcaggtgcgaacgaGAAAAACCTGCccatccatcgcagatgcgaagcatttggcgcacctgcgaacgcgcgggtgcgatggccttgtgcgcagaagcggaaaaatacgcaggtgcgaagggatgggcgcacttgcgcttgcgcagaagcgaacatttctttcgcaggtgcggaatcaagaaaagaaggaaaatgcgcacctgcgaggaatttccgcaagtgcgaaagccgcatgtgcggtactctttccgcatgtgcgaaaaacctgtctgggcagaaccttaaaacagACGAAAACacagtccatttctttctatttttcatccattgttgggcaatttcagagctctttgtgaggagttttcaactatcaatttggaggtaagttaattctacgtgagttaaatacatagattataggtagattatgactagtaaatcttagaaatcaaaactttaaatgaaaaacctagatttttataaaaatgagattttaactacgaaaatagttatggaattgggtagaaattatatatttaaattcttgagattatgggtaatgttttcatccgaaagttttcagaatccgagcacgtgggcccggggtgaattttaggaattttaccattttgtataaggtaatttatttaatagataaatttcgaatcatttagcataaattaattattttgtataatattttgatagtttcggattttttggcatcgaatcgagaattcaacgcgacgtgataatcggaaagtggactttgagatgaggtaagtctcttgtctaatcttgtgaggagaaaattaccccatagagattaaattgaataattattgctaattgcgggagctacgtacacacgagatgacgagagtccgtgcgtagctactattaatgctaaagtccgagtagtttagaactcaaagcatgaactacttgtgtaaattgtattctttgtttaattaatattaattgatatgtatgaatatattgtgaattgttagataaagatattaaacgatggaaatctcatatgttagattttctatttaaattaattaattgttaaaagaaattattcttcctcccgaatttatcttataataaatatactctccttccggaggtacataaaaaaatgtcctcctttcttgtggagcgggacgaatgcctcggcaggatagatgcatctatggatcgcgccgcacgtccctcggcagtgtacacgacactctggattgggtcgtacgtcctcgacagaaatcgtgcttaataataataattacacgataccttaatagtttatttcagcttgcgaagctaattgataaattgaaaatctttgaaatttaatgaattattattcctgcttgttaaggaattattgttattcctgtaaatgagactaattgataaattaaaaatttattgaaattgaattgcagcttgtaaagccatttgataaattaaaagttttattgaaattgcatgatttaattaataaattgaaaaattattgcatttgaaggattcttattatttctactaattgaataaaattattattaactctgtgaaccatgctggtttgaataattataatttattccatatattattattgacccatagtgagtgtcaaagtcggctatctcgtctctaccacttcgagattaggcttgatacttactgggtacacgttattttcgtactcatactgcacttgctgcatattttattgtgcaggtacataaatgtatagcggccttatgggcgcagaggtgtggttaataattgtggggacatgggtgagctgcattctatattacgatcagcagctaacagagtctctttcagagttattatatttttctgtctaatttgtattctggacagatgctatattttatttttaattccctagtaaatgctcatgcacttgtgacaccgggttttgggaatggttgtgaattgtttagaaatttagctgcaaaaatatttatcatttactctatgagttttatctctataattttattgaagaaatttttatttcaaaatactaaaatgggtaattaagttaattgattatggttggcttgcctgatagtggtgtccggcgccagcACGACctttttgaattttgggtcgtgacaactaggAAAGTTTATGTCATTCAActaaaactagaaaaaaaaatcGTCTTTCTACTAAACTAGGAAGATTTTATTCACTTTCAAAGGAAAGTATCGTAGGATTTTTCTTTAGTTAATAAACTTTTGAAAAATTAATTCTTCAACAAATATTAGGTAAAAACGAGCAATTTCAATTTTTTGGGGGTTTATGAGTCTTTATTTTCTGATAAACTATTAAACTATACATAATTTTACTTCGTATAAATCCTTTCATGTTTCAAATTATATACCCAAAAANNNNNNNNNNNNNNNNNNNNNNNNNNNNNNNNNNNNNNNNNNNNNNNNNNNNNNNNNNNNNNNNNNNNNNNNNNNNNNNNNNNNNNNNNNNNNNNNNNNNNNNNNNNNNNNNNNNNNNNNNNNNNNNNNNNNNNNNNNNNNNNNNNNNNNNNNNNNNNNNNNNNNNNNNNNNNNNNNNNNNNNNNNNNNNNNNNNNNNNNTTTCTATAAAAGAAGTTACAATTCCACGTTTTCATCATCAAAACCCTGCCTCGTTCGAGCGGTAACTATAAAATTTAGGATTTTTAGTTTCTTCTTTGGGCAAAAACTTTTTATAGTAGTTGAATTTTGTATTCACATATTTGTATTAATAGTTAAATTTTGTAATCACATATTCAACAAATACATCTTTATTTTGGCGTTCATAATTGTGAACCTTGATTGAGCATGACAGTCGTTAATACAACTCAAATAGTTTATGATTATTTCAAATTATATGGTTGAAGATATAGTTTGCATTATGATCATATTTCTTCCTAGCACAAACCAATCAAAATGTTTATAAAACTTAAAGCGTAAACAAAGCCAAAAATTTTAAAACAATGAGGATTTTATCTTTGGAAGCATTGGTTAGTGTGGTTTCgaagaattattttttaaaattacctATTTTGTTATTAATTATATGTTAATTATgaaaaacaaataatttaaagTATAATATAATTTCTGAAGTTCTTGAAATAAACCTCACAAAAATAGAATTAGTTAAGGTACCTAACAACCAAATCAAAATATATAAATAGGGCATAGATTACTGCAAAAGAATAACTGAGCCGAGTTTGAgaattaaagcttctaaaatcGTCGTGTCATTAACCAGTGTTGTTAACACAcaataaaaacaaaacaaaaggcATAAGCAAAGGTGAAACGATGACATAGACACAACGAAGAGCTAATGGAGTCTGCCTGATCTCTTCGTGACTTGATTTATTGTTGCATCCTCCTTGTTTATGAACAATCACAATTCAGCAACTTGCTGTAAAAGGAACACACCAATTAATTTTATTAGTCTTGCTCTGTTGCAGTAACAGCCCAAACTTCAAATTTAAAAAGACGCATGTGTATAGATTCTGAAGAATAAAGGAGACTTAAAAACTCACTCGAGCATTTGAAGGAGCCGGATCCTCACCATTAATCCAAGATGATGGTGGCCAGAAAATATCTGCATATTCAAGGAAGGATAACAGTGAACCAAACTTATTATGACCAGGTAATCCTTTATATCTAGCTACCAGTTCCTCGCTAAGAACACCTGATTTGCTACCACGCTCATTCTTGCCATTATCGCTAATAGTGGTGTGATCATAATCGTCAGCATTAAACTCGCCACAACAAGCACATGGAACTTCGTCTTCACTGTCCTCATCATATAAGTACGTAAACTCCTCCAAGATGTCCACACATATTGTAGACAACAAATtacgtcgagaaaataaaatcaagatcagaaaatatcgcaacaatcatagtattttattttaaataatttgagtgtacaatctctatgaatcctctgattcttctttccaatagtaaataaagtcaagggcctttgagcttgatcttgaatatgtagttgttgccacgaacgatgatcttgaattcaactagcacgaactttgatttgaacttgtACTCCTTGaaccttgatttgttcttcgttcttgagcttgaacttgatttgttcttcgttcttgagcttgaacttgatttcttgaacttgaacttgaagcTTGAACCTTGTGGAGGAATTTACAACGTTTGAtacacgagctctttcttgcttcttgttataacttctggtctcTTTCCTGGGTCATGAAGACcccttatttatagttgtgggatggaagagttatgataaaaacaaactctttccgaccaattaaattgaagtgtgacaagaccacatttgattggccagaacatatCACTTGCACACGTGGTGCGATTTCATTGGccatttaatttgacttggcatgccttgtcattttgacacgtggcatgatcctattgactcttccgcttgacttggcgtgccatgtCATATGACATGTGGCACCAAACTTGGCATCTAGGAAGATGGCATATTGGGCCTAAGGAAGTGGGCTCAttactttagcccaattaaatgggctagcccaatagaTTAaggcttatttatttaatccatatatattggacttataattaatccaattatattagcccaataaatttatttgcactaatatatcttgaattttaaaatataattccaATTATTTTACgaatttaattccaataaaatttatagCCCCTACTTCAAAACTTGTCGGATATATATATTTCGTACATTGTCGACAAGGCTTGAAGTATCAACACGTATAAAGAGGACGGCTAAACCACGTGAGCTTGAACTTTAAGCATCAGATTTCAATTTTGCCCAAGGATTTCCACTTTGACTTTTGACTAAATTATATACGAACTGCCATACTTTAGCTTTGAATTTATATGTTGCCTTCATTTTCACATGAAATTCTTATTTGCCATAAAGTTACCAACCAATTCATACTCTTTTACAAGGCATCTGTTCTACTACCAAATTCCACGTGGTCAAGATTAACGTCCAACATATATCCTTAACTGGTTTGGACTTTCAGGGGCAACTACACCATAACCCATCACCGATAGAATACAACTAGGATTGCAATTTGATCCCAATTAGGAGACAAAAATTATGCCGCCTTTCAACGTAATTGATCCCACATCGTAGGTAGCTTTTCAGATGCCATCTTTTATAAACCTATATAAACCCATGTGCTCGTAATTGTTGAGCATCAATTCACATTATTCGCAAACAACTTAAGTCTAGTTTTGTGGACTCGGAAGCATCAACGCGAAggtaatttctttttcttttcttgggCTTTTTTTCCTTGTCTTTTTTGTAGATCAAACGAGAAGGATATGTTCTTGTTCAACGAGATGATCCATGCACGTAGAAGACAATCATAGGGTGTGAGGGGATGAGTACTCATTCTTGTCCGAATATCGGAAAGATTACTCTCATGGTTCaattatcggagagattactctcaaggtgacccgactatcggagagattactctcaatgtggctcgactaccggagagattactctcaacgTGACCCGActaccggagagattactctcaaaatgacccgactatcggagagattactctcaatgtggctcgactaccggagagattactctcaatgtggcccgactaccggagagattactctcaaaatgacctgactatcagagagattactctcaatgtggatcgactaccggagagattattgtcaaaatgacccgactatcggagagattactctcaatgtggcccgactatcagagagattactctcaatgtggctcgaataccggagagattactcccaatgtggcccgactaccggagagattactctcaatgtggctcgactaccggagagattactctcaaaatgacccgactatcggagagattactctcaatgtggcccgactattggagagattactctcaaaagaCTTACATGTTCATCTTAGGATTGGAAAGTATAGttttcttttaaggacaaacccacgaagaggccaacttaaggtgcaaagggacgcATATATCCACCTTAAGATCGGAAAGTTATAGTTCCCTTTAAGGGCAAACTcatgaagaggccaacttaaggtgcaaagggactcatatgtccaccttaagattgaaaagtTATAAAGCTTCAACTCGAAGACGACATCGACTTGACGACATCGACTTGAACACTTGGaaaactttgaagatttggcggactttgcagatttcaacttgaagagtggttgacttttaaatttcaacttgaaaaattagcagacttgaagacttcaacttgaagatttggagggctTAAACAATTCAACTTTAAGACCGGCGAATTTGAAGATTGAAACTTGAAGACCGGCGGagttgaagacttcaacttggagacttggagggcttaaatatttcaacttgaagagtggCGAACGTGAAGACCGGAGGAATTAAAGATTTCAACTTGGAGATTTGGAGGGTTTAAATATTTTaacttctcttttgctttacatTGTCCGACTTTTATCTTAGTCGCATAATTTTCAGCTTTACGCGCTTGTAACAAAAGATTCATATCTTGTCGTGGGAGAATTCAAATAATGAAACGTTTAATTTTTCGAAAATTAGACTTCAATATCTAAAATATATCCAAAACTTAGAATCAAACACCTTCATAATCGCCCATATACTACTATGAAATCAGCTTTAGATTCTACCATGTTGAAAATTTCAGATTTGTACAGTCTCACCAAATAATTAATATCTTGGTGTAGAAATGTCAAAATTATAAACCGTTTAATTTCATGAAAATTAGACTTCAAAATCTAATATATATCCAAAATTCGAAATCAAACACTTTGAGAATCATCCCAGATATTATTTTGAATTTAACTTTAAATTCCGACACATTAATAGTTTCAGATTTGTGCAGTTTCACCAAAAGAAATTGTATCTTGATGTAGGAACGTCGAAATCACAAACCGCTTAATTTTATAAAAACTAGACTTCAAGATCTAATACATATCCAAAATTCGGAATCAAATACTTTGAGAATCGTCCCAGGTATTATTTTGAATCTAATTTTAAATTCCGACACGTTGATAGTTTTAGATTTGCGCGACTTCACCAAAAGTTTTGTATCTTGAAGTAGAAATGTCGAAATTACGAACTGTTTTATCCATTGGAAACGTAACTTCCAAATATATAATATAtccaaaatttcaaatttaataCCTTAAGGGtagtttcaaataatattttgaaatcaactTTAGTTCCTGATATGCCGACAATTCTAAATTAGCGCGACTTCACCAAAATTTTGTATCTTGATGTGGAAGCCTCGAGATCGCAAGACCTTTTTAATTACCAAAAATTGAAATTCAAGAGCTTCATTCTCACCAAATATCTTGGGTTCAAGTCTCACTGAATTTGAAACATCGTGAAGGCTCACCAAAAAAACTTGAAGGTTTGGCGAACATGAAGGCATAGCGAATCCCCGGACTTCAATGTAAATGCTTGGCGGCCTCCTAAAAGAGATTAATCATTTTAGTGAAGACACAAAATTACCATAGCGGCTTGCCCCCCTTTAAATTGAATGGGATCTAAATTTTAACAGAAGAATGGTATCTCAGCTCGATTTTCAAGTGCCGATTGAATGGATTACATTCCATCGTACTTCATTCGGAAAAACGATTGGGGgattatgtatcttttgaacttatgcgactgaactcagaatgaaactctaagatgcctacgtacctcggtgaagaggataaAGTCATACCCTAATTCAGAATAGGtggatttgtttttaaaaaaaagaaatttatgtcctaacttttgcctaggccgcctctttcgaggttttcaacctagcggactctttctttcttcttttttttttgggtcatACACAGTTTATACTCTTGCGGGCCGGGAGTGTAGGAAtgtgcagtttaggctcatgcatcaaggagcgttcgaacatgcagtttaggctcatgtgtCAAAGAGTgttgcaacttcaaggataatacttcttcataaacttgccattGATCGGGctgattctcatgccatctgcatcaactATCTTGTAAGTCCCACttgagtaagcttcttgtacgacatatggcccatcctattttgaagtgaacttccctacaggtttatgggaagtaataatgggtcttcgtATGGCAAGGAcatgatctcctacttgaaaggatctcgggcgaactcttttattgaaggcgcgagacaatcgagcttgataacattcaagactctgttgagcttccaacctcttctcatcaagagcctccaactctgctagtcgaagtcgagcattttcttcatcagtgatctTTTCTTGAATAGCCAGTCATAATGAAAGTATTTGATACTCAAGTGGCAAGACGGCTTCGACTCCATAAATGAGTGAATAAGGAGTTGCTTGTGTTGGAGTGCGGTGAGTCATCCTATATGCCCATAAAGCTTCTTCCATACGGTCATTCCAatctcgtttggatttggagatgaCTTTCTTTAGCAAGTTGCATAGAGTTTTGTTGAATGCCTCCGCTAGACCATTGGTGGCAGCGCTGTACATCGAAGAGTTACGTTGCCTGAAGCTAAATAGATCACAAAttttgttcatcaacctattatcgaatggctttccattatccgttattatgtaacgaggaatgccaaagcgatagattatgtttactcggatgaaacttgcaacattttccttaTTTACCTCCTTAAGAGCAACAGCTTCAGCCCATcttgagaagtagtcagttgcagccaagatgtataggtgcccaccagaggactttggcagtggtccaacgacatccaatccccaagcgtcaaacggccaggatgcaacagtcgggtgcaacacttcaggaggttgatgaataaacttcgcatggaattgacaagccttgcatcttcgagcgtagtccaagcaatcttttaccatcgttggccaataatatcccatcctttttatatggaagtaAAGCTTCGGTCCAGActggtgtgacccacataccccagaatgtgcctcttgcaaagcttggagtgcttcttTTTCCCCTAAGCATCGCAAAAGTACTCCCTCGAATAACCTTCTgtatatagtatctttgtagtaaaggaagcgaggtgcacgacgacggatttcagtccttctcctcaAATTTTCTGAAAGTATCCCGTAGCATAAGTAGTCGATAATAGGTTGTTtccattcttctttctcaacttTAGAAACAACgacaagatgcttgagttcattttcttcaccttcagcctcatttggcggcggtactacccatttttggcaaacagtaacttgcgcttgatcaggatgggttaacgatgaagctagggcagctaaaTCATCAACCTTCTTATTCTCATTCCTTGGCACATGCTGAATAGTCACATCACCGAGACACCCCGTCAATTTTTTTGTGTAATCATGATATGGGCATAGTTCAGGcttcttgacctcgtaactacctaaaagtTGATTGACCACTAACTcggagtcaccaaagacttgtaATTGCAATTGCTTCATATCAACgaccatttcaagcccaagtattacTGCTTGATACTCAACAACATTGTTGGAATAGAGTTGTGTCAAGGTGAAGGAGTAGGGAAATACTTCACCTTGGGAAGTGACAAATACTATGCCAGTACCAGCTTTTCCACGATGcgcagcaccatcaaagtacatcttccatggaggttgaacttcaaCGACCATTGCGTCCTCATCAGGTAGTTCGTCAGTTAGCTCCTAGTCATCAGGTATCGGGTGATCTACCAAGAAGTCTCCtaatgcttgtccttttacagccttttgagggatgtacaaaatctcaaattgttgaaattggagataccatctcgctagtcgatcactaagaacaggttttgacatcacgaacttgatgagatttgctttagaaacaagacggacaacatgagcttgaaagtagtgcttcaacttttgaattgagaagactagcgccaaacacaactttttaattggcgaataattcagccCGTTTGGTATCATCATCCTActcaagtagtaaagagagttttctttccctcactattttcttgggccaacagtactccaacagacctttcttgCACCGCAATGTATAGTATCAATGGCTTTCCAGGTATAGGAGCTGCTAAAactggaggcttcatcaagtaggtTTTGATACcttcaaaggcattgctacaagcttggtcccacttgaaaggaacgcctttcttcatgaggcgactaaatggttggcacctcccagctaggttCGAGATGAATCTTCTAAGGTATACTAgctttccttgcagactttttaattcatgaatatcccgaggctcaggcattttcaaaatggcatccactttggcttgatcaattttgATCCCTCGATGTCGGACAATGAAACTAAGGAACTTTCCAtaagtaactccaaaggcacatttcaatggattcatcctaagttggtacctccggagTAACTCAAataccattctcaagtcttttaAGTGGTCGCCCTTCTCTCTttattttaccaccaagtcgtcaacataacattcgacattcttgtggagaagatcgtcaaaaatattctgcatagccctttggtaagtagcaccagtgttcttcaagccaaaaggaattaccttgtagcaataaatacccttgggggtGCGGAATGCAGTAAACTCTTCATCTTTTAGtgccatgcgaatttggttatagcccgacGAACCGTCCATGAAAGACATTGCCTCATAACCAGTAGAagcatcgatcatcagctctAGAATAGGGAGTgggaattcatctttgggacacgcaTTGTTGAATCCTTGAAGTCAACGCATACTCGAATCTGGTCATTCTTTttccttacagggacaatacttgaaacccatgttgggtatttaacttcccagataaatccagcttcaatgagtttgttaacttcggttTCGATCAGGAGAACCAAATTCGACCTAAAGTGCCTTTGAGCTTGCTTAACAGGACGAGCGCCATTCTTGACTgcaaggtgatggactgctactttagggtccaagccaggcatttctttgtaactccaagcaaaTACATCCttaaactccttgagtaactcaatataagtgctttcttcatcaacaactagtaaagcacttaggtaggtgggtcttgattcttcatcagtgccaaggttaacttcttttaaggcatcaatcgTTGCCTTCACCCTTTCTTTAAGTTCCGGCGGAGTATCTTTTGCATCTTCGTCTTTTTGAGGGTCCCCatcgttgaaggatatgtgataacatgatgaagcatcCTCCAATTCTACATTATCCTCCATTGAAGATGGGACACCATTCTTGCCTTGTAcagtaacatgatacgaagaacccacactttcttcatCTTTGTCACATTCCTTAGTGTAGACGATAGTATATGGCTTTACTTTCAGTACTTCCTTACATGAAACCACaagttttgtttgtcgcctcattctagaaggaaccaaacaTTGTaaatccttagagatcttctgGATTTTGGACGAAGAGGGTGTTCTTATGCTTTGAAAATTTCTCTGGAACTTATTCCtcttctttaatggacccaataTCTCAAACACAGAAGTTCTcatagttgattttccaagtcgatcaaagacagaaggcTTGTTAGAAGTGGCAGATTCATCTTCTACAGTGACATAATTGCTGCTCGCCCTTCTTATGGAAATGCGCACTGGTGACGATTGCAtgtatcccaaaccttcatgTGGTTGTCTCGTCGCAGATTCTGATGGtagcttccctaactttgacggCTCATTAGGATTGTATCCAActtttgcaaa containing:
- the LOC138904853 gene encoding uncharacterized mitochondrial protein AtMg00860-like; protein product: MNPLKCAFGVTYGKFLSFIVRHRGIKIDQAKVDAILKMPEPRDIHELKSLQGKLVYLRRFISNLAGRCQPFSRLMKKGVPFKWDQACSNAFEGIKTYLMKPPVLAAPIPGKPLILYIAVQERSVGVLLAQENSEGKKTLFTT